The Streptomyces griseiscabiei genome includes a window with the following:
- a CDS encoding serine/threonine-protein kinase → MAPQRGTGPGAEAELPEYAGQYRLESCLGSGGMGVVHLATSTSGLRLAVKVVHAEFAKDPEFRGRFRQEVAAARQVSGAFTAPVVDADTDSPRPWMATLFIPGPTLAEHVKRNGPMPPGQLRRLMAGLAEALRDIHRAGVVHRDLKPSNVLLAEDGPKVIDFGISRPKDSELRTETGKLIGTPPFMAPEQFRRPREVGPAADIFALGSVTVHAATGRGPFDSDSPYVVAYQVVHDEPDLTDVPANLAPLVRACLAKEPEDRPTADELMRELRSVAASYDTQSFIPTQRERERESEREKEKERGSSGWASSGPGPIDGTDLSTDRNTADGTGLSTDEDTADGTGTAGRMRRRAVLAAASLVLVAGGGFASARVLGGDGGQADGGATAPRASGAAVAAPALEAWATKPAAKNGSAPHCSYGAGKLLCRQPGLVSALDPADGSVLWRHTVDGDDAVGTGAAPVESGGLVQVLTDQDRRLQALDPGTGEVRWERDVSAYSGRRFVGGTLLLTAADGTVTGLDSATGDPKWSRRIPGRPEAYFTSFDGDPSAYVADVTGEGARARTRITAVDPETGDVRWDARLDGHLEPVGARDGALYLAETGGTFPDTVALVRYDPATGTGTGAKAGAGAGAGKTVRVALPVRLEQARAVVRGDVVYLLSGAGGALAAVDMKARKQLWRTETGVARSSAPVADDRYVYFTSSDGRLLAVDLRKGRVGGDTPSRLGDSQRVTASLPEPVVIDGRVCAGALDGTVLGLDGNDPAGW, encoded by the coding sequence ATGGCACCGCAGCGGGGCACCGGGCCGGGAGCGGAAGCGGAACTTCCCGAGTACGCCGGTCAGTACCGTCTGGAGTCGTGTCTGGGTTCCGGTGGCATGGGTGTCGTGCATCTGGCCACCTCGACTTCGGGGCTGCGGCTCGCGGTGAAGGTCGTGCACGCCGAGTTCGCCAAGGACCCCGAGTTCAGAGGACGTTTTCGGCAGGAGGTGGCGGCCGCCCGGCAGGTCAGCGGTGCCTTCACCGCGCCGGTCGTCGACGCGGACACCGACAGTCCCCGGCCCTGGATGGCCACCCTCTTCATCCCCGGTCCGACCCTCGCCGAGCACGTCAAGCGGAACGGGCCCATGCCACCGGGGCAGTTGCGGCGGCTGATGGCCGGGCTCGCGGAGGCGCTGCGGGACATCCATCGCGCCGGGGTGGTGCACCGGGATCTCAAGCCCAGCAACGTACTGCTCGCCGAGGACGGGCCCAAGGTCATCGACTTCGGTATCTCCCGGCCGAAGGACAGCGAACTGCGCACCGAGACCGGGAAGCTGATCGGCACCCCGCCGTTCATGGCGCCCGAGCAGTTCCGGCGGCCCCGGGAGGTCGGGCCCGCCGCCGACATCTTCGCCCTCGGGTCGGTCACCGTGCACGCGGCCACCGGGCGCGGGCCGTTCGACTCCGACAGCCCCTACGTCGTCGCCTACCAGGTCGTCCACGACGAGCCCGACCTCACCGACGTACCCGCGAACCTCGCGCCGCTCGTCCGTGCCTGTCTCGCCAAGGAGCCCGAGGACCGGCCCACGGCGGACGAGCTGATGCGCGAACTGCGGTCCGTGGCCGCCTCGTACGACACCCAGAGCTTCATACCGACCCAGCGGGAGAGGGAGAGGGAGAGCGAGAGGGAGAAGGAGAAGGAGCGGGGAAGCTCGGGGTGGGCGTCGTCCGGGCCGGGGCCGATCGACGGCACCGACCTCTCCACCGACAGGAACACGGCTGACGGCACCGGGCTCTCCACCGACGAGGACACGGCTGACGGCACCGGAACCGCCGGGCGGATGCGGAGGCGGGCCGTGCTGGCCGCCGCCTCGTTGGTGCTCGTCGCGGGTGGGGGGTTCGCCTCGGCGCGGGTGCTCGGGGGTGACGGTGGGCAGGCGGACGGCGGTGCGACCGCGCCGCGGGCCAGTGGCGCGGCGGTCGCCGCGCCCGCGCTCGAGGCCTGGGCCACCAAGCCGGCGGCGAAGAACGGGAGCGCGCCGCACTGCTCGTACGGGGCGGGGAAGCTGTTGTGCCGCCAGCCGGGGCTGGTCTCCGCGCTGGATCCGGCGGACGGCAGCGTGCTGTGGCGGCACACCGTCGACGGGGACGACGCGGTGGGCACGGGGGCCGCGCCCGTCGAGTCGGGTGGACTGGTGCAGGTGCTGACCGACCAGGACCGCCGGCTGCAGGCGCTCGATCCCGGCACCGGCGAGGTGCGGTGGGAGCGGGACGTCTCCGCGTACAGCGGTCGGCGGTTCGTGGGCGGCACGCTGCTGCTGACCGCCGCCGACGGAACGGTCACCGGTCTGGACAGCGCCACCGGGGACCCGAAGTGGAGCCGGCGCATCCCGGGCCGGCCGGAGGCGTACTTCACGTCGTTCGACGGGGACCCGTCGGCGTACGTGGCCGATGTGACCGGCGAGGGGGCGCGGGCGCGGACGCGGATCACGGCGGTCGACCCGGAGACGGGGGACGTCCGCTGGGACGCCCGGCTGGACGGTCACCTCGAACCCGTCGGCGCGCGGGACGGCGCCCTCTACCTCGCCGAGACCGGCGGCACCTTCCCCGACACGGTCGCCCTCGTCCGCTACGACCCCGCGACCGGGACCGGGACCGGCGCAAAGGCCGGGGCCGGGGCCGGGGCCGGGAAGACGGTCCGGGTGGCACTGCCCGTACGGCTCGAACAGGCCCGCGCGGTCGTACGGGGTGACGTGGTGTATCTGCTGAGCGGTGCGGGGGGCGCGCTGGCGGCGGTCGACATGAAGGCCCGCAAGCAGCTGTGGCGGACCGAGACGGGGGTCGCGCGGAGTTCGGCGCCCGTCGCCGACGACCGGTATGTGTACTTCACCTCGTCCGACGGGCGGCTGCTCGCGGTGGACCTGCGCAAGGGCCGCGTCGGCGGGGACACACCGTCGCGGCTCGGTGACTCGCAGCGGGTCACCGCCTCGCTGCCCGAGCCCGTCGTCATCGACGGCCGCGTCTGCGCGGGCGCGCTCGACGGGACCGTGCTCGGGCTGGACGGGAACGATCCGGCGGGCTGGTGA
- a CDS encoding SH3 domain-containing protein, giving the protein MSVEHAEEITGDGEGEPNATLSATAAVRHYSVAPGVRLNVRSGPSTSYGVVRVLSEGASVPIYCQTPGQTISGPYGTTNVWDNISDGQYISDAYVYTGSDGYVAGRCG; this is encoded by the coding sequence ATGTCCGTCGAGCATGCAGAAGAGATCACAGGGGACGGCGAGGGGGAGCCGAACGCCACACTTTCGGCCACGGCGGCCGTCCGCCACTACTCGGTCGCGCCGGGCGTCCGCCTCAACGTCCGCAGCGGTCCGAGCACCAGCTACGGCGTCGTCCGCGTCCTCTCCGAGGGCGCCAGCGTGCCGATCTACTGCCAGACCCCGGGCCAGACCATCTCCGGCCCCTACGGCACCACCAACGTCTGGGACAACATCAGCGACGGCCAGTACATCTCCGACGCCTACGTCTACACCGGCAGCGACGGCTACGTGGCGGGCCGCTGCGGCTGA
- a CDS encoding EamA/RhaT family transporter, which yields MSQRPKNTRAEPKREPKQEPKQPAHQPREPESSPAPQGPTAPQPAAAPQATPAGPRPEAIRFFGTTWLNHDGHYTPRRAAVTLGSLAALVASCLVLRLAYEGLQLAAVGGFVSVLVAVMFAVCSALAFGHTWGSYTKRPDPARQSSLRGLLMIGFLGSLSAYFLRSLKEAPGESLHRAEYTTARDQYARRTAKRTRNPAKRHRGTP from the coding sequence GTGAGCCAGAGACCGAAGAACACGCGGGCGGAGCCGAAACGGGAGCCGAAGCAGGAGCCGAAGCAACCGGCCCACCAGCCGCGGGAACCGGAATCCTCCCCGGCACCCCAAGGGCCCACAGCCCCCCAGCCGGCTGCGGCACCCCAGGCGACCCCCGCGGGCCCACGCCCGGAAGCCATCCGTTTCTTCGGGACGACCTGGCTGAACCACGACGGCCATTACACGCCCCGCCGCGCGGCCGTCACCCTTGGCTCGCTCGCCGCGCTGGTCGCCTCCTGTCTGGTGCTGCGCCTGGCCTACGAGGGCCTGCAACTGGCCGCGGTCGGCGGTTTCGTCAGCGTCCTGGTCGCCGTCATGTTCGCCGTCTGCAGTGCCCTGGCCTTCGGCCACACCTGGGGCTCCTACACCAAGCGCCCCGACCCGGCCCGCCAGTCCTCCCTGCGCGGCCTCCTCATGATCGGCTTCCTCGGCTCGCTGAGCGCCTACTTCCTCCGCTCCCTGAAGGAGGCTCCCGGCGAGTCCCTGCACCGCGCGGAATACACCACGGCCCGCGACCAGTACGCCCGCCGCACGGCCAAGCGCACGAGAAACCCCGCGAAGCGCCACCGCGGCACCCCGTAA
- a CDS encoding class I SAM-dependent methyltransferase, with product MATSRPHPSHTTRAHSFNAAAAQYAASRPSYPPALFDTIEALSARPLHGSRAVDVGAGTGISTALLHTRGARVLAVEPGAGMAAQLRRTHPDIPLVRGDGDALPLATASVDFLTYAQSWHWTDPTRSVPEALRVLRPGGALALWWNTDAVEIPWIADATTRIHRFLGVDPGTPIEKSGSGAPAALTDTSGRLDFTRRQIRWSRTVPLDTHLANIASHSGFLVLGEEATTAFLAEERAHLRELFPTEAIEETYDVDLLLAIRP from the coding sequence ATGGCAACCTCCCGCCCCCACCCCTCCCACACCACCCGAGCCCACTCCTTCAACGCCGCCGCGGCCCAGTACGCGGCGAGCCGCCCGTCCTACCCACCCGCCCTCTTCGACACCATCGAAGCCCTGTCCGCCCGCCCCCTCCACGGCTCCCGTGCCGTCGACGTGGGCGCCGGCACCGGCATCTCCACCGCTCTCCTCCACACCCGCGGCGCCCGCGTCCTCGCCGTGGAACCCGGCGCAGGCATGGCGGCCCAGTTACGCCGCACCCACCCCGACATCCCTCTCGTCCGAGGCGACGGCGACGCCCTCCCGCTGGCCACGGCCTCCGTCGACTTCCTCACCTACGCCCAGTCCTGGCACTGGACCGACCCCACCCGCTCGGTCCCGGAAGCCCTCCGCGTACTCCGCCCCGGCGGCGCACTGGCCCTCTGGTGGAACACCGACGCCGTCGAGATCCCCTGGATCGCCGACGCCACCACCCGTATCCACCGCTTCCTCGGCGTGGACCCCGGCACCCCGATCGAGAAGAGCGGCTCCGGCGCCCCCGCCGCCCTCACGGACACCTCCGGCCGCCTCGACTTCACCCGCCGCCAGATCCGCTGGAGCCGCACGGTCCCCCTGGACACCCACCTGGCCAACATCGCCAGCCACTCGGGCTTCCTGGTCCTCGGCGAAGAGGCCACCACCGCGTTCCTCGCCGAGGAGCGAGCCCACCTCCGCGAGCTCTTCCCCACCGAAGCCATCGAAGAGACCTACGACGTGGACCTGCTCCTGGCCATCCGCCCCTGA
- a CDS encoding ABC transporter ATP-binding protein, with protein sequence MMNYSPSEPPPQPTTPAGAPPLPAVQAQALTVARGNRTVLRALDFAVPRGQITGLLGPSGCGKSTLMRAIVGTQAKVTGTLNVLGHPAGDATLRSRIGYVTQAPSVYDDLTVRQNLAYFAAILDPGRAAADRRQENVTRAIADVALTTHADALAGNLSGGQRSRVSLAVALLGTPELLVLDEPTVGLDPVLRRELWTLFHTIAAERRATLLISSHVMDEAERCHRLLLMREGEILADDTPEALRTRTHAETVEEAFLRLVDEATAAEPTATVTAPTTATTDAHHEEPAR encoded by the coding sequence ATGATGAATTACTCGCCGAGCGAGCCGCCACCCCAACCCACCACCCCCGCCGGCGCCCCTCCGCTCCCCGCGGTCCAGGCCCAGGCCCTCACCGTCGCCCGAGGCAACCGCACAGTCCTCCGCGCCCTCGACTTCGCCGTCCCCCGGGGCCAGATCACCGGTCTCCTCGGCCCCTCGGGCTGCGGCAAATCGACCCTGATGCGAGCGATCGTCGGCACCCAGGCCAAGGTCACCGGCACCCTGAACGTCCTCGGCCACCCCGCGGGAGACGCCACCCTCCGCTCCCGCATCGGCTACGTCACCCAGGCCCCCTCGGTCTACGACGACCTGACCGTCCGCCAGAACCTCGCCTACTTCGCCGCGATCCTCGACCCCGGCCGCGCCGCCGCCGACCGCCGCCAAGAGAACGTCACCCGGGCCATCGCCGACGTCGCCCTCACCACCCACGCCGACGCCCTCGCCGGCAACCTCTCCGGCGGCCAACGCAGCCGTGTGTCCCTGGCCGTGGCCCTCCTCGGCACGCCCGAACTCCTGGTCCTCGACGAACCCACCGTCGGCCTCGACCCCGTCCTCCGCCGCGAACTGTGGACCCTCTTCCACACCATCGCCGCCGAACGCCGGGCCACCCTCCTCATCTCCTCCCACGTCATGGACGAGGCCGAGCGCTGCCACCGCCTCCTGCTCATGCGCGAGGGCGAGATCCTCGCCGACGACACCCCCGAGGCCCTGCGCACCCGCACCCACGCGGAAACGGTCGAAGAGGCGTTCCTCCGCCTGGTCGACGAGGCCACGGCAGCCGAACCCACCGCGACCGTGACCGCGCCCACCACCGCCACGACCGACGCACACCACGAGGAGCCGGCGCGATGA
- a CDS encoding ABC transporter permease: MTTTTPSTPPAAPRPRALSHSRTTATAARVLRQLGHDPRTIALLILIPCVMLFLLRYVFDGNPRVFDSIGASLLGIFPLITMFLVTSIATLRERTSGTLERLLSMPLGKGDLIAGYALAFGTLAIIQSALATGLAVWFLDLDVIGSPWLLLIVALLDALLGTALGLFVSAFASSEYQAVQFMPAVIFPQLLLCGLFTPRPEMHPALEAISDVLPMSYAVDGMNEVLHHTDMTATFVRDIGIVAGCALLVLTLGAATLRRRTT; this comes from the coding sequence ATGACCACCACGACCCCGTCCACACCCCCCGCGGCCCCCCGCCCCAGGGCCCTCAGCCACTCCCGTACGACCGCCACCGCCGCCCGGGTCCTCCGCCAGCTCGGCCACGACCCCCGCACGATCGCCCTGCTGATCCTCATCCCGTGCGTGATGCTGTTCCTGCTGCGCTATGTCTTCGACGGAAACCCACGCGTCTTCGACTCCATCGGCGCCTCACTGCTCGGCATCTTCCCGCTGATCACGATGTTCCTGGTCACCTCGATCGCGACCCTCCGCGAACGCACCTCCGGCACCCTGGAACGCCTCCTCTCCATGCCCCTCGGCAAGGGAGACCTCATCGCCGGCTACGCCCTGGCCTTCGGCACCCTGGCGATCATCCAGTCCGCCCTCGCCACGGGTCTGGCCGTCTGGTTCCTCGACCTGGACGTCATCGGCTCCCCCTGGCTGCTGCTGATCGTCGCCCTCCTCGACGCCCTGCTGGGAACCGCCCTCGGCCTCTTCGTCTCGGCCTTCGCCTCCTCCGAGTACCAGGCCGTCCAGTTCATGCCGGCCGTGATCTTCCCCCAGCTCCTCCTCTGCGGCCTGTTCACCCCGCGCCCCGAGATGCACCCCGCCCTGGAAGCCATCTCCGACGTCCTCCCCATGTCCTATGCCGTCGACGGCATGAACGAGGTCCTCCACCACACCGACATGACCGCCACCTTCGTCCGCGACATCGGGATCGTCGCCGGCTGCGCCCTGCTGGTCCTGACCCTGGGAGCGGCCACCCTGAGGCGCCGTACGACATAG
- the proC gene encoding pyrroline-5-carboxylate reductase has product MSQKVAVLGTGKIGEALLSGMIRAGWAPADLLVTARRPERAEELRARHGVTPVTNAEAAKTADTLILTVKPQDMAALLDELAPHTPADRLVISGAAGIPTSFFEERLAAGTPVVRVMTNTPALVDEAMSVISSGSHASEADLAHAEEIFGAVGKTLRVPESQQDACTALSGSGPAYFFYLVEAMTDAGILLGLPRDKAHDLIVQSAIGAATMLRDSGEHPVKLRENVTSPAGTTISAIRELENHGVRAALIAALEAARDRSRELASGKKD; this is encoded by the coding sequence ATGAGCCAGAAAGTCGCAGTCCTCGGCACCGGCAAGATCGGCGAGGCCCTGCTCAGCGGAATGATCCGAGCCGGCTGGGCCCCGGCGGACCTCCTGGTCACCGCCCGCCGCCCGGAACGCGCCGAAGAGCTCCGCGCCCGCCACGGCGTCACCCCGGTCACCAACGCCGAGGCCGCGAAGACCGCCGACACGCTCATCCTCACGGTCAAGCCCCAGGACATGGCCGCCCTCCTCGACGAACTCGCCCCGCACACACCCGCCGACCGCCTGGTCATCAGCGGCGCGGCGGGCATCCCCACCTCCTTCTTCGAGGAGCGCCTGGCCGCGGGCACCCCCGTCGTCCGTGTCATGACGAACACCCCCGCCCTCGTCGACGAGGCCATGTCCGTCATCTCCTCCGGCAGCCATGCGAGCGAGGCCGACCTCGCGCACGCCGAGGAGATCTTCGGCGCCGTGGGCAAGACGCTCCGCGTCCCCGAGTCCCAGCAGGACGCCTGCACCGCCCTCTCCGGCTCCGGCCCGGCGTACTTCTTCTACCTGGTCGAAGCCATGACCGACGCGGGCATCCTCCTCGGCCTGCCCCGCGACAAGGCCCACGACCTGATCGTCCAGTCCGCCATCGGCGCGGCCACCATGCTCCGCGACAGCGGCGAGCACCCCGTCAAGCTCCGCGAGAACGTCACCTCTCCCGCCGGCACGACGATCAGCGCCATCCGCGAACTCGAGAACCACGGAGTACGCGCCGCACTGATCGCCGCCCTGGAGGCCGCCCGCGACCGCAGCCGCGAACTGGCCTCCGGCAAGAAGGACTGA
- the trpS gene encoding tryptophan--tRNA ligase: protein MARVFSGIKPTGHLTLGNYLGAVRRWAEVDQYRTDALFCVVDLHALTVDHDPARVRRLSRQAATLLLASGLDPELCTVFVQSHVDEHARLSYLLECVATDGEMRRMIQYKEKAARERERGGSVRLSLLTYPVLMAADILAYGTDEVPVGDDQTQHVELTRDLAVRFNQRYGQTFVVPRATPPKVGARVMNLQDPTSKMGKTDDVGPGIVYLLDEPDVVRKKVMRAVTDSGRDVVYDPRERPGLANLLEILAACRGGKPEDLSGAYESYGALKKDTAEAVVELLRPLRERHKELCADPAYVEGVLRSGAEKARKMARPRVDGAYRAIGLLAG, encoded by the coding sequence ATGGCACGGGTCTTCAGCGGGATCAAGCCGACGGGGCATCTGACGCTGGGGAACTACCTGGGGGCCGTACGGCGGTGGGCCGAGGTCGACCAGTACCGCACCGACGCGCTGTTCTGCGTGGTGGATCTGCATGCGCTGACCGTGGACCACGATCCGGCGCGGGTGCGCAGGCTCAGTCGGCAGGCGGCGACCCTGCTGCTGGCCTCGGGGCTGGATCCGGAGCTGTGCACCGTCTTCGTACAGAGTCATGTGGATGAGCACGCGCGGTTGTCGTATCTGCTGGAGTGCGTGGCCACGGACGGTGAGATGCGGCGGATGATCCAGTACAAGGAGAAGGCGGCGCGGGAGCGGGAGCGGGGCGGAAGTGTCCGGCTGTCCTTGCTGACGTATCCGGTACTGATGGCGGCGGACATCCTGGCGTACGGGACGGACGAGGTGCCGGTCGGGGACGACCAGACGCAGCATGTGGAGCTGACGCGGGATCTGGCCGTGCGGTTCAACCAGCGGTACGGGCAGACGTTCGTGGTGCCTCGGGCGACCCCGCCGAAGGTCGGGGCGCGGGTGATGAATCTGCAGGACCCCACCTCGAAGATGGGGAAGACGGACGACGTCGGGCCGGGGATCGTCTATCTGCTGGACGAGCCCGACGTGGTGCGCAAGAAGGTCATGCGGGCCGTGACCGACAGCGGGCGGGATGTCGTCTACGACCCGCGGGAGCGTCCGGGGCTCGCGAATCTGCTGGAGATCCTCGCGGCCTGTCGGGGTGGGAAGCCCGAGGACCTGAGCGGCGCGTACGAGTCGTACGGAGCGCTGAAGAAGGACACGGCGGAGGCCGTGGTCGAACTGCTCAGGCCTCTGCGGGAGCGGCACAAGGAGTTGTGCGCGGATCCCGCGTATGTGGAGGGGGTGCTGCGGTCGGGTGCGGAGAAGGCCAGAAAGATGGCTCGGCCGAGGGTGGATGGGGCGTATCGGGCGATCGGTCTGCTGGCCGGCTGA
- a CDS encoding HAD family hydrolase encodes MRYDLVIFDNDGVLVDSEPISNRLLAAYLTELGHPTSYEDSIRDYMGSAMHRVHELVRERTGQALPVDFDDVFHQRVFAAFERELEPVPGVVPVLEKLVADEVPYCVASSGSHERIRVGHRKTGLDRWFGDGLVFSSQDVGRGKPAPDLFLYAAERMGVAPEKCVVVEDSPLGVRAGLAAGMEVYGFTAMTSAGKLPGARGYFSDMGELLGLLG; translated from the coding sequence ATGCGCTACGACCTCGTGATCTTCGACAATGACGGTGTCCTCGTCGACAGCGAGCCGATCTCCAACCGGCTCCTCGCCGCGTATCTCACCGAACTCGGGCACCCGACCTCGTACGAGGACTCGATCCGGGACTACATGGGGTCGGCCATGCACCGGGTGCACGAGCTGGTGCGGGAGCGGACCGGCCAGGCGCTGCCCGTGGACTTCGACGACGTCTTCCACCAGCGCGTCTTCGCCGCGTTCGAGCGGGAGTTGGAGCCCGTGCCCGGAGTGGTCCCGGTCCTGGAGAAGCTGGTCGCGGACGAGGTGCCGTACTGCGTGGCCTCGTCCGGGAGCCATGAGCGGATCCGGGTGGGACATCGCAAGACCGGGCTCGACCGGTGGTTCGGGGACGGGCTCGTGTTCAGCTCGCAGGATGTGGGGCGGGGGAAGCCGGCGCCGGACCTCTTCCTGTACGCGGCCGAGCGGATGGGCGTCGCGCCGGAGAAGTGTGTCGTCGTCGAGGACAGTCCCCTCGGTGTGCGGGCCGGGCTCGCCGCCGGGATGGAGGTGTACGGGTTCACGGCGATGACGTCCGCCGGGAAGCTGCCCGGAGCCAGGGGGTACTTTTCGGACATGGGGGAGCTGCTCGGCCTGCTCGGCTGA